The Thiomicrorhabdus lithotrophica DNA segment GAGATGAATATATTCTACGAAATCAAAGCCAGGAATTATTAGCTTCTAACTTAAATTTTTTTACAAAAGCCTTATCAAGGGCAGGAAAAGTAGACTCTTTAATAGAGTTCGGAAGCAATGTTGGAATGAATGTTAGAGCCTTGAAATTGTTGTATCCTCATCAGTCCCAATTCGGTATTGAGATTAATGCAACTGCCGCTGAAGAATTGAAAACCTTTTTAGGTGAAAAAAATGTCTTTAATGGTTCTATTTTTGAATTTGAGTCGGATAAAAAGTTTGATGTTTCACTGATTAAAGGCGTATTAATTCATATCAATCCTGAAATGCTACAAGCTGTATATCAAAAACTATATGATTTTTCTAAAAAGTATATATTAATTTGTGAATACTATAACCCGAAGCCAGTAGAAATTGACTATAGAGGCCACTCTGGTAAATTGTATAAGCGTGATTTTTGTGGGGAAATCATGGAGAAATTTTCTGACTTAAAGTTGATTGATTATGGCTTCGCCTATAAAAAAGATCCCGCTTTTTCACAAGATGATATTACATGGTTTTTATTGGAAAAGAATTGTGATTAAAAGAGGTTTCGAGTGTCAAGCATAAGGTTGGGTTTCTTCCTAAAAAGATTGAGATCTATTGTTTTGAGTAAAGAAAGCAGGGTTGAAAATTGTTAGCTCTATTAGGTGATTCTCATACTAGAAGTTATAAGGTCTCGGATGTGGTGGCGACTCGAATTTTTTTGGCACCAGGTCGGAGGAATAACTTTAAAAACAATTTGAACCTTTTTACGACTACTTTAAGATATTTGAGGGCAGCTTCTAAGCTCAAGAGTGGTGGTTTAGATTTGGCTTTTATAATAGGAGAGCCAGACATTAGATGGCTTGCCTATGGAAGAATGGATATAGGAAAAAATGAAGCCGTTTTTGAATCTGAAAAGCAACTAAGTGTTGATGAAAAGGCTCTGAATAAGTTGGTATTGCGATTTAAGCTGTTTTTGATTATTACCCAGTTTTTTAAGTATCAACCTTCCGTTATTATTGGCAGTGGTACTCCTAATCCTGAGATAGTTTTAGCCAGCTCTTTTCTTAATGAAAAGTTAAGTAATGTATGTAAGGATTTCGGTTGTTTGTTTTTTGATCCGCAAAAATTTTCAGTCCTGAATCAGGAGCGGGTGAGTGAAAAATTTATTGGTTATTCCGTTTTTAATTCAACCCAAAAAGACTGGACTCATCTATCGACGGCGATAAGCTCTCCATTTGAGGAGTTTGTACGCCGAAATCATTACCAACAAAAGTCTGTAAGTTTTGGTTGGAAGAAAAATGCCAATTTTGAAAAATATTTTGTTGAAATACAAAATTTTAATACCTATACACCAAAAGAACTTTGGCCGAAAAAACTTGTCAAATTGATAGGTCGTCGTATTAAACTTCTAAGATGATGCTGTATTTGTCCTATCAAAATCGCTTTTTTTTTAAAGACCTGAACAGCTTAAGAGTGATTTCTATTATTTCTTTGATATTGTTACTCAGAGGATTTAGTCATTTTGGTGGAAGCTTATGTGTCTGTGAAAAATAATATAATTGTTTTTAGGTGTGATGCTTCTGTAAAAATGGGAGTGGGTCACGTGATGCGCTGCTTAACCCTTGCTGAACAGTTGAGCACGGAAGGTTGTTTAGTCCACTTTATTTGTCGTCAGCACGAAGGACATTTAATCGAGTTGATTGAGCGGAAAGGCTTTTCTGTTTTTAGATTAGATACCACTCAATATCAAAGTGGTACGAGTGATTTATTGAGCAATTCACAAGCACAACCATTATTTCACGCCGATTGGCTCGGGGCATCACAAGAGCAAGATGCCGCGCAATGCCAAACTATTTTAGAGGGAATTAACCCCGATTGGCTGGTTGTTGATCATTATGCGCTTGATTATCGCTGGCAGAGTCTGCTAAAAAAGCATTGTCATAAACTTATGGTCATCGATGATCTGGCGGATCGTAAGCATGAGTGCGATTTACTGCTTGATCAAACCTATGGTCGCAAATCAGAAACATATCAAAATCTGGTTCCTGAGAAATGTAAATTATTGCTTGGAGCGCAATATGCTATGCTCAGGCCTGAATTTACACAGTGGCGCAGTTTCAGTTTAAAGCGTAGAAAAGAATCTGTTACCCCTAATAAAATACTGATTACCATGGGTGGGGTTGATCAGGATAATATCACCGGTAAGGTTCTCAGCGCGCTTGAAAATTGTATTGTTAAAGAGAAAGCGCTAGATGTCATCGTGGTTATGGGGAGTAGAGCACCCCAATTAAAAAAAATTAAAGAGCAAATTGAAGGTTTTAGTTTGAATATAACTTTGCATGTGGATGCCATAAATATGGCAGAATTGATGGCAAATGCTGATCTTGCTATTGGCGCAGCGGGTACGACTACATGGGAGCGTTGTTGTCTAGGTTTGCCGAGCTTAATGTTAGTATTGGCGAAAAACCAAGAGTGTATCGCTGACAATGTTGTCAATGCCGGTGGGGCTCTGAATCTCGATGTTCGCTTGGATTACGATGTTGTGTGCAAGCAAGTTGAGTATGCTGCTAATAACCTTCTAGAGATGAGCAGGAAGGCTTCATTGATTGTTGATGGGAACGGGGTCAGCCGAGTAGCTGAAAGTTTATTATGAAAATTACAATTTTGAGTGATTCTGAAAATCACCCCGTTAATCGGTGGTTAATTAAGTGGCAAGAGAAGCATAAAAATAAACATGAAATTGTGATTTGTAGAAAAAAAGAAGATCTTGTGAGTGGTGATTTACTTTTTTTAATTTCTTGTTCCGTGTTAATTCCAGCTGAAGAAAGGCGTAAGTATAAAAAAACATTGGTTATCCATGCGAGTGATTTGCCTTTAGGAAGAGGTTGGAACCCACATGTTTGGAGTATTATAAATGGCGCTGATCAGATAACACTGTCTCTGCTAGAAGCTGAGGATCTTTTTGACTCCGGAGCTATATGGAAGAAACTACATATCTCTGTCCCTCCAACGGCACTTTATGATGAAATTAACCAAATACTTTTTGATGCTGAGATGGATTTAATGGACTTTGCTGTTGAGCATTTTGAAGCAGTGAAACCTTATCAGCAAAATGCAGATATTGCACCAACCTATTGCCCCAAAAGGTATCCTTCTGACAGCGAAGTTGATATTCATAAATCACTTAATGAGCAGTTTAATTTGGTAAGGGTTTGTGATCCAGAAAGGTTTCCTGCCTTTTTTTATAAGGACGGACGAAAATTTATTTTACGCATAGAGGCTGTAGATGACTAATTCAATTTCAATAAATGGCCGTTGTATAAGTATAAATCACTCTCCATATATTATTGCTGAAATGTCGGCAAACCATAATGGTGATATAAATAACGCATATAAGATTATAAAAATGGCAAAATCAGCTGGTGCGAGTGCAATTAAAATGCAAACCTACACCCCAGACACTTTGACTATCGATTCTAGTTTGCCTGATTTTCAGCTAACCGATGGATTGTGGTCTGGACGATCTTTATATGATTTGTATAGTGAAGCTTATACCCCCTGGGATTGGCATAAACCTTTATTTGAGTATGCTAAAAAATTAGATATTACTGTGTTCAGTTCGCCTTTTGATAATACGGCCGTTGATTTGCTCGAAGATCTTAATGCACCTGCATATAAAATCGCCAGTTTTGAAGCGGTGGATTTGCCATTAATAAAGTATGTTGCGAAAACTGGTAAACCAATGATTATTTCTACTGGTATGGCTGACGCTGAGGAAATACAGGAAGCGATTGATGCTGCAAGGGAAGGTGGTTGTAAAGAATTAGCTATATTGCATTGCGTTAGTGGTTATCCTGCTCCTGCTGAAGATTATAATTTAAAAACAATCATTGATATGCAAAATCGATTTGGAGTACCTGTGGGGTTGTCAGACCACACCCTAGATAATACAACAGCTATTGCTAGCGTTGCTTTAGGTTCTTGCATTATAGAAAAACATGTCACCTTAGATCGTGCTGGAGGTGGACCTGATGACTCTTTCTCTCTTGAACCTCAGGAACTTGAAGCTTTGTGCAATGATTCTAAAACCGCTTGGAACGCATTAGGCAATGTGGATTATGGCCGAAAATCCAGTGAGCTGGGGAATCTAAAATTTAGGCGTTCGCTTTACTTTGTAAAAGATATGGCTGCAGGGGAAATTATTACAGAAGATACTGTTAAAAGTATAAGACCTGGTTATGGATTGGCTCCTAAGTATCTTGAACAAGTTTTGGGAAAAAAGGTTCGTTTAGCTGTTAAATGTGGAACAGCAGTTAAACTTGATAGTTATCAATAATAAAGCCTATAAGAGATGATTTTAGTTTTTTAAAAGTATAAATTGATTAGATTAGATATTCGAATAAGAGATGTATTTAGATGTTTAGATTTTACGAAATGATAGTTAGAAAATTTTTATTTTTTAATCGTTGGCAATATAGGTTTAATAAAGAGGTTTCTCAGGCTATAAAGGAAATTAATAAAGAGAAGAGTGAAAAAGAAAATATCGCTTTCATAGCAGAAGAGGTTAAAAATAAGGGGGTATTCATCTTAAATGAAGCGCTTTCTTCTATTACCTTGCAAGCATTTAGAAAAGAATATAATAAATTTTTTGAGTCTGAAGAAAGTCAGTTTTACGCAGTCGATAAGCATGATGGTGCTGTTTGTATAAGAGTCAAGCCACTTTGGACGGTGAAGAACATGTTTAAGTTTCCAATAACATTGTCATTTTTTAACGTAAATAGTTTCGATAAGATTACTAAACGTTTTTATAAAAATCGAACGGATAAAATTCATTTTATGTCCGAGATATTTGTTCATAATACGCCTGAAACAACAGAGCCATTAAGTGGCGGACTACATTGGGATAGAGCTCAAACATTAAAGTTTTGGATATATTTGAATGACCTGGAAGTTGAAAATGGTCCCATGAGAATCGAATTAGATAGTGTACAAAAAAATGCAGCAATACGCTCATCCGCTAAAGATCCATCTAAGTTAGTCGGAGGTGTCGATAATATTGTTGAACCCGAGAATGAAGTTGTTTATCTTACGGCGCCTGCGGGTAGTGTGATGATTCATGATACGGATGCATCACATGGCGCTACACCTGTTGCTAAAGGTAAACAACGGCAAATTATTAGAGGGCACTGTCGAGCGATTTAGATAGATGCTTAAATATTTTTTTTACAAAGTTGTCATCTTGTTCTACTTTAAAGAGAAGCATAAAGACCAACTTATTTTTTTAAAGGGCAGAACGCGTTTTATTAAGAATATGAGCTTAATGTCTAGATTTAAAGATCGCATTAAGTTTATTTATCATATGGCTCAAAATGTATTTTATCACCAGCTAAAAGTTCAAACTGAAGATGATGTTTATTTTTGGAATACAGTCATAAACTGCGAAAAAAATAAAGAGGCAAAATCATTACTAAAATCTAGAAGCCTTAAGAGTGAACCTTTTAAGTTGGTTAAGTCTTATAAGGTCGTTAAGTCTTTTAGGTTTTATAGCCAAGCAATCGCTAATTTTTTCTTTAGTTTCTTGTCTTTATTAGATTATGGTAAGTATGAATTATATCCATTACATCATTTCTTTAGGTTAAGGTCAGCTATCCATTTTCAATCGCCAAAAGAAATACATTTATTCAGCACTTATTACTTACCATTTTATTTGTTCATAAATTCTAACTTTGGTAAATCACAATTATTTGTTTATATGGGTAATGCTCCTTTGAACTTTGTTTATAAGTATGGAACTTATGTCAATTTAACAATGGTTTTAAGCAATGTTTCTCAAGAAAAAGAGCTTCAAGCGCTCATAGAAAGAGGTGATATAGACTTGAAGAGCTCGATTGCTGTTGTTGGAAACAATACGAACATAGATAAGATGAAGGGTTTTTCTAAAACAGTAAAATATCGGTTAGGTTTTTTTTCAGAAGGTTGGTGGCAAAGAAATCTGACTAATGGGTTTAGTATTGAAGATCCGAAATCTTTAAGTGAGCACTTGAAGTCACCCTTTACGAATCGGGCTAGCGTCGAAATTAAATTATTTAATTACATTTACGATTATGCACGTAAAAATCGAATTTCATTCTCGCTATACTTACATCCTTGTGAAGAGCGCGCGTTAAAAAATGGTTTTATACCACCTTATTTAGAGAAAATAGATGACTCAATATGTCAATTGGGTACGAAAGAATCCGGAGTTAGCAATTTTTATGAGGTTGAAATAGGGATAACGGCGTTACCTTCGGCCTCCATTGTTACAGATAGGTCATCGGAGGGTCTGAAGACGTTATTTTTGTCTAATCAAATGCTTGATAAGTACAATATTAATCATGATGCAGAAAAGCTTTATAAAGATGTGAATGAAATCGAAATAACTTCATTTGAAGATTTAGAGTTGAAAATTTCTAAGCTAGGAAAATAATTGAATATATTAGTTATCACCACGCTTTATCCAGGAACTCAATCCGAGACACCCAGTGATGTAACTTTTGCAGTTCATAAGCTGGTTTCTGGATTAGAACGATTTGGGATAACTGTCAAGAAGGTACTTAAGCCAAAACATCTGATTTATTGGAGGACGTTGTCGTTAAAGCCTGTCAACTATTCCACCAATATTGAAACTGTTAAAGTCCATACAAAAACATTTTTCAACCTTCCTAAGCTTGGCTTTAAACCATCGAAAAGTGATTGGAGATTTCTTGAAGAAAACGTGCAAGGCATAGATTTAATCGTTTCTCATATGCCTATTGGTGGAGAGATAGCGAGTTTAATAGAAATGAAATTTAATGTTCCATTTATCCACGTCGCTCATGGCACGGACTTGTTATATCTTAATCAACTTAAGTTGATTATGAATAGAGCACGATTTCTTTTTGCGAGGTCAGATTCAATCAAACGTTACCTTGAAAGTTACGGATATCCTGTTAAAGGAGTTTGTTTTTCTGGTATTGAAAGAGAGTTGATTGTTTCTATTGAAGATGCCTTGAAAAGAGAGCAATCTAAGAATAATGTGCTTAATATCATATCGGTGTGTAATTTACAAAAGCTTAAAAACCTTGATGTAGTATTACATGCTTTAACTGAACTGGACGAAAATATTCCTTGGACATACACAATTGTTGGAGATGGTTCTGAGAGAGAAAATCTTGAGCAGTTAATTTCCGAACTCGGTTTATCTAGACGTGTACGAATGTTGGGTTATAAAAGACGAGAAAAATGCTTAGGTTTAATGCGTAAATCAAATGTGTTCATTATGCCAAGTGCGCCAGAAACTTTTGGTTTGGCTTATTTGGAAGCGATGGCATCTGGGTGCGTTGTAATCGGTGCGGAGGGCTGGGGGATTGATGGTGTTGTTAAAGATGAAGTTAATGGGTATTTGGTAGCGCCGAGAGAGTCAGGTCAAATTATGCAATCGCTGCAAACAGTGTGGAATACTCCACAGACAGAAATCATAGAAAATAGCATTACTACGATTAAAAACTATACTGCTGAAGAAGCCACTAAAAATTATGCTCAAATGATAAAATTACATAGTACAACCTAATTCATTTCTACCAATCTTTTGCTAGCTACACCTAGGGCTTAGGAAGAAACCAAGCATGTTTTTAAGAGTTGTACATTAAGTGTTGAAATAAAATTTTAGTCATTCATGTTGTTTGTTTAAGCCAGTTATAAGGAATGTTCTTGAATAAGAAAGTTATCTCAATTGTTCTCAATAATTTTCAGAACGATAGTCGGGTATTGAAGGAAAATCAGTCGCTACAAAAAGCGGGTTATGATGTTCAAGTTATTGCTTTATGGGAAGCTGGCCTTAAAGTATTTGATGTAGTTGGCGGTGTTCCGGTTCATAGAGTGCGGCTAGTGACGAAACACTGGTCAAATAATAAGCTTATTCAGCTTATTAAGTATTTGGAATTCATTGTTAGGGTTTTAAAACAATACCGTAAAATTGATATTGTCCATTGTCATGATTTAAATGCTTTGCCGGTAGGTTGGTTAATGAAACGGCTTTTAAATAGAGCTGTAAAAGTTGTATATGATGCTCATGAATATGAAACTGAAACTCAGGGGTTAAAAGGGCTTCGCAAAAAAGTTATTAAAGTTTTAGAGAAACGACTGATTTACTCTGCAGATGCGGTGATTACTGTTAGTGAATCGATTGCTGAAGCATATCAAAGAATATATAAGATAAAAAAACCTGATATTGTCTTAAATTGCCCCTTATATAGGTCTGAAGATAAACAAGATCTATTTAGAGAATATTTCGGATTAAAAAAACATCAAGTGATTTTTCTGTACCAGGGCAGGTTGAGTCAGGGAAGGGGGGTTGAAAGGTTGCTCGATGCATTTTCAAGTTTAGGAAGTGATAAAGCAGTTTTAGTTTGCATGGGATATGGTCCTTTGTGTGATGAAATCGTTAAGAGAGCTGCAAACTCTGCAAATATATTCTTTCATGAAGCGGTTTCAACAGATGTTCTATTGTCTTATACTTCGTCGGCGGATTTTGGTATCTCTCTTATTGAAGATTCTTGTTTAAGTTATCGATATTGTCTACCTAATAAGATGTTTGAATATTTGATGGCAGACCTTCCCGTTTTAGTGTCTAACCTTATTGAGATGCAACGTTTGGTTGAGGATTATAAGGTTGGTTTCGTTATCGAAGGCGAGTCACAACCAGAATTGACTGCGGCAATTAACAAATGCTTAACAAGCGAAAAAAATACATTTCAAGAATCGATAATGCAGGCTAAAAAGGTTTTCAATTGGGAAAATCAGGAAGCCGTTTTAATTAATGTATATCAAAATCTGTAAAGCGCTATAGCGCTATTGATTTTCTGAAAATAGAGTTGAAAGAGAACGCTGTATTCTTAATTTGGGCTTAGAAGGAAGTAATTAAAAATTAATGCGTCATAACTTTAAACATTTTTTAAAAGGCACTTTCCTCATTTCGTTTGGGGCTGTTATTTCACAGCTGATTATGCTTGTTGCACTTCCTGTTTTGACACGAATATATAGCCCGGAGGATTTCGGGCACTATGGATTATATCTATTCTTTTTTAGCCTTTTCACGGTTTTGGCTAGTCTTCGTTATGAGCAAGGTATAGCCATAACGAAAACCCAGCTGGGTGCTATTTATTTAGTCTTAATTTCCATCGTCTTATCAGTATTGGTTGGTCTACTGATTTTTTTGTTTGGCTTTATGTTAAACATGTTTCTTGAAATGGGCGATGACAACATTCATTCCTATTTGGTGTATTCAACCTTTCTAGCTTTGGCCATAATGTTTAGTGGGACTTATCAGGCTCTTGAATTTTGGGCTGTCAGACAGAAAAAATATAAAGAAATTGCTTTTGCAAAAGCATTACGTGCTGTCGGGTTATCTTTAAGTCAGATTGTTTTTGGGTTAATCGAAGGGCATTGGGTCGGTCAGTTTGTGGGCGGTCTTAGATTTTTAAAACTGTATTTTAAAACATTTAAAAGTAATGTAAAAAAGATAAGTAAAAGAAAAATTGTATGGGCATTTAAGCGATACAAAGAATTTCCAAAATATGATTTGTGGGCGGTGGTAATTAGCGTTCTGAGTTCGCAAGCTCCAATCATTTTCTTAATGTTTCTTTATTCAGCAGAGATGGCAGGCTATTTTATGCTGGCATTGTCTTTACTTTCAGCACCGATTGGATTGATAGGAAAAGCCGTGTCTCAAGTGCTACTTTCGCATTCGAAAGATGCATTAGTGAACGGAGTTTATGTTAAGAGCATATATTTAAAAGTATTTAGGGTTCTGGTCAAGATTGCTGTCGTTCCTTTTTTCTTAATTATGTTAATTCCGCAAGATTTCTTTGTATTCCTTCTAGGTGAAAAATGGCTTGGCGCGGGCGTTGTCATTTTCTGGACTGCAGTTTGGGTTATGTTTCAATTTATTTTTTCTCCACTATCGGTTCTTTTTTCAGTTAAAGAAGCTCAAGTACAACACAGAAATTTACAAATAGGCTTCTTTTTCTTTAGGGTGGTCAGTCTGTTAATTCCCTATAGCTTAGGCGCTTCAGGAGAGGAGGCTTTAATCGTTTTTTCTCTTGTTAATGTATTGTGTTATTTGTTTGGTATTTATTATGTACTAAAGCTGATTGATATAGACTTGCCGGCATCAGCAAAGATAATGATTATTGATTTATTACTGGGCCTAGGTCTATTTTTATCGGTAATGCTTTTGGATATGACTAACATTATTTATTTCATAATTATTGTATGTGTATTAGTATGGGTCGTTTTATTATGGAAGGAGCTTCGAAATGTTGAATTACAGCAGGACTAGACTAGCTTCTATGCTAGGTAATATAAGCTTCTTGTATATGATTTTGTCTTATAAGGTTTTGTTGGACCTGTTTTATTACATACACGTGCTTCCTAGTTCGGGAGTGATTCAGCTCGATTACGGTAATTTTTCGTTACTAAAATTACTCGCAGGTTATTTGATTCTAGCGGGTATTTTAATTTTGCTGAAAAAATACCCTTTGCAACAAGTTGTGAGTAAATTGTTCCTTGATTTACATCTGATTATTTTAATAATACCGATGCTGACCTTGGCTGCCCAAGAGCAACGCCCGCTAGACGATGTGTTTCTCTTATTGCTGGGATATTCAGTTGTTTTTGTTACTCTAAAACTGTTTGAGAAATTAAAAGTTAATTTCCCGTCGCCCTCCAAAGCGTTGTCTTTGAGCATTCTGTTTGTTTTGTCGTTGGTTTATGCCTACTTGTTTTTTGGAATGCTTTTCATAGGCGGGCTTGGATGGTTCAATCTTAATTTTTATGAGATCTATAGCACTAGAGAGCTATATAACGCAAATGCATTGCCATTTTTCGGCTATTTATTAAGCTGGGTGGCTTACGTTTTCAATATATTTTTAATGGTGTTTTTCCTCCATAAGAAAAAATACATTTTGGTCGTGTTCTTTATATTGATGCAGGTTATGTTATTTGGAATGACGAACCATAAATTGATATTGTTTGTCCCTGTCGTCGTGCTTTTTTTCTATCTGATGTTTATGTATAAACTGAATAGTAAGATTTTCTTAATGGCGAGTATAGGTATCGCTTTGGCTATTATTTTATCTTTTATGCATCCAATGTTTGAAGGGCTTTCTATGAGAGCTTTTTATACGCCTGCAGCGATGCACACACTGTATTTTGATTATTTTTCGACACATTCCTCAGCTTTAATGTCTGGCACCCGCTGGGCAAGTATATTTGATGCGCCCTATGATTCAAAAGCGGTGCAAATCGTTGCGCAACATTTTTGGGGAAGGGACTTTTCACCTAACGTGGGATGGCTTGGGAACGCCTATGCTAACTTTGGCTTTGGTGGGATTGTGGTGTTCGCCCTGATGCTATCAATCTATTTAAAGTTGGCAGACGAGTTTGTTAGCAAGATTCCTGGAGGAAAGAAATTTTCCGTAATCATGATTCCAGTCATCTTTTCTTTATGTAGTTCAGCTTTTAATACGGTATTGGTTACCCATGGTGGCATACTGCTGTTATTGATATTATGGCTTACGCCAAGCTTAGTTAAAAATAATTAATTGTAATCGTGAAATAATCAGGTATTGAATCAATGAGTAATCGAATTGTACATATGACATCAGTTCATAGCCGTTATGATATTCGTATTTTTATAAAAATGTGTTCGAGTTTGGCAGAAAATAAAGACTTTGAAGTTTTTCTTGTTGTGGCCGATGGTTTGGGTGATGAAATGAAAAACGGCGTTAATATTGTGGATGTAGGTAAAACAAAAGGGCGTTGGAAAAGAATGTTTTTGACGACTAAAAAAGTCTTTAAATCGGCTCAAAATTTGGCGGGAGATATTTATCACCTGCATGATCCCGAATTAATTCCTACAGGCTTAAAACTTCTCAAACAGAATAAAAATGTCATTTTTGATGCTCATGAAGATTTACCAAAGCAAATCAAAGGCAAGCCCTACTTACCCTCTGTTTTAAGAAGTGTGCTTCCTTATTTGGTTGAGTGGTATGAAAAATATGCTACACCGAAGTTTACTTATATCATTACAGCCACTCCAACCATTAGAGATAAGTTTTTAAATTACACGACAACAGCTATAGATATTAATAATTTCCCTATTGCTGGCGAATTAATGACCGTTTCCAAAGCGGGCAATAGGAAGAGTAATCAGGTCTGTTATATTGGTGCAATAACAAAAATTAGGGGGATTGATGAAATGCTACAAGCCATCTCTTCACTTGAAGGGGTGTCGCTTGTATTAGTCGGGAAGTTTGCTGAGCCAAATTTGGAGGATTCATTAAAGAAAACACGAGACTGGGAAAATGTCGTTGAAACTGGTTTTCTTAATCGTGAGGGCGTTAAGGATGTTTTAAGCAATAGTTTTGCAGGTTTAGTGACCTTATTACCTTCTCCCAACCACATCGACTCATTGCCGAATAAAATGTTTGAGTATATGAGTGCGGGTGTTCCGATTATTGCGTCTGATTTCCCTTTGTGGAAACAAATTATTGATGAGACAGGTTGTGGAATACACGTCAATCCTGAAAACCCTGAAGAGATAAAAACTGCAATATCATACCTTATGAAAAACCCTGAAGAAGCCAGGAAAATGGGTGAGAATGGATATAATGCAATATTAACTAAGTATAACTGGGCTTCTCAGCTTGCAAAGCTCAACGGTATTTATGAGACTATTTTAGTGGCAGGCGATAAATCATAATCCATGATTCTTGAATTTTTAATTAGCATTCAATAACACACCCCAATTTTTAAAGGTTTTAACATAGTGAAGATAGTAACCATTTCAGGCGCTCGGCCACAATTCATTAAGGCTGGCTCAGTGAGTCGAGAAATTTTACGTCAGGCTGATTCAGGCGCGGATATTCACCAAGTCATTGTTCACACAGGACAACATTATGATGAGAATATGAGTGATGTTTTTTTTGAGGAAATGCAGATTCCTAAGCCAGATTATTTCTTGGGGATTGGTGGCAAAACGCATGGCGCGATGACTGGGCAGATGATCGAAAAAATTGAAGAGATTCTAGTCCAAGAAAAACCCAACTGGGTGATGGTCTATGGTGATACTAATTCGACATTAGCTGGTGCGATTGCAGCCTCTAAATTACATATCAAAATAGCGCATGTTGAAGCCGGGTTGCGCAGTTTCAATATGCGAATGCCTGAAGAGGTTAATCGAATTCTAACCGACCGTGTCAGTAGCTTATTATTTTGTCCAACCCAAGCGGCCTTGGATAATTTAGCGAATGAAGGCGTAGAAGCTTGGAGTCCCGATGCAAATGTCGTCTTGTCGGGCGATGTAATGCAAGATGGCGCAATGTTTTATCGTGAGTTGGCGCAAAAGCCACCAGGCCTGGTGATTTCTGAAGACTTCGTATTGTGTACAATTCATCGCGCGGAAAATACGGATGACCCAGTTAGGTTAGCTAATATTGTATCGGCATTGAACGACATCGCAAAAGAAAAACAGGTTGTCTTGCCATTACATCCGCGAACTAAAA contains these protein-coding regions:
- the pseG gene encoding UDP-2,4-diacetamido-2,4,6-trideoxy-beta-L-altropyranose hydrolase, encoding MKNNIIVFRCDASVKMGVGHVMRCLTLAEQLSTEGCLVHFICRQHEGHLIELIERKGFSVFRLDTTQYQSGTSDLLSNSQAQPLFHADWLGASQEQDAAQCQTILEGINPDWLVVDHYALDYRWQSLLKKHCHKLMVIDDLADRKHECDLLLDQTYGRKSETYQNLVPEKCKLLLGAQYAMLRPEFTQWRSFSLKRRKESVTPNKILITMGGVDQDNITGKVLSALENCIVKEKALDVIVVMGSRAPQLKKIKEQIEGFSLNITLHVDAINMAELMANADLAIGAAGTTTWERCCLGLPSLMLVLAKNQECIADNVVNAGGALNLDVRLDYDVVCKQVEYAANNLLEMSRKASLIVDGNGVSRVAESLL
- a CDS encoding pseudaminic acid biosynthesis-associated methylase, whose protein sequence is MNYKTDQEAFWAGSFGDEYILRNQSQELLASNLNFFTKALSRAGKVDSLIEFGSNVGMNVRALKLLYPHQSQFGIEINATAAEELKTFLGEKNVFNGSIFEFESDKKFDVSLIKGVLIHINPEMLQAVYQKLYDFSKKYILICEYYNPKPVEIDYRGHSGKLYKRDFCGEIMEKFSDLKLIDYGFAYKKDPAFSQDDITWFLLEKNCD
- a CDS encoding formyltransferase family protein, with amino-acid sequence MKITILSDSENHPVNRWLIKWQEKHKNKHEIVICRKKEDLVSGDLLFLISCSVLIPAEERRKYKKTLVIHASDLPLGRGWNPHVWSIINGADQITLSLLEAEDLFDSGAIWKKLHISVPPTALYDEINQILFDAEMDLMDFAVEHFEAVKPYQQNADIAPTYCPKRYPSDSEVDIHKSLNEQFNLVRVCDPERFPAFFYKDGRKFILRIEAVDD
- the pseI gene encoding pseudaminic acid synthase, which encodes MTNSISINGRCISINHSPYIIAEMSANHNGDINNAYKIIKMAKSAGASAIKMQTYTPDTLTIDSSLPDFQLTDGLWSGRSLYDLYSEAYTPWDWHKPLFEYAKKLDITVFSSPFDNTAVDLLEDLNAPAYKIASFEAVDLPLIKYVAKTGKPMIISTGMADAEEIQEAIDAAREGGCKELAILHCVSGYPAPAEDYNLKTIIDMQNRFGVPVGLSDHTLDNTTAIASVALGSCIIEKHVTLDRAGGGPDDSFSLEPQELEALCNDSKTAWNALGNVDYGRKSSELGNLKFRRSLYFVKDMAAGEIITEDTVKSIRPGYGLAPKYLEQVLGKKVRLAVKCGTAVKLDSYQ
- a CDS encoding glycosyltransferase, producing the protein MNILVITTLYPGTQSETPSDVTFAVHKLVSGLERFGITVKKVLKPKHLIYWRTLSLKPVNYSTNIETVKVHTKTFFNLPKLGFKPSKSDWRFLEENVQGIDLIVSHMPIGGEIASLIEMKFNVPFIHVAHGTDLLYLNQLKLIMNRARFLFARSDSIKRYLESYGYPVKGVCFSGIERELIVSIEDALKREQSKNNVLNIISVCNLQKLKNLDVVLHALTELDENIPWTYTIVGDGSERENLEQLISELGLSRRVRMLGYKRREKCLGLMRKSNVFIMPSAPETFGLAYLEAMASGCVVIGAEGWGIDGVVKDEVNGYLVAPRESGQIMQSLQTVWNTPQTEIIENSITTIKNYTAEEATKNYAQMIKLHSTT
- a CDS encoding phytanoyl-CoA dioxygenase family protein is translated as MFRFYEMIVRKFLFFNRWQYRFNKEVSQAIKEINKEKSEKENIAFIAEEVKNKGVFILNEALSSITLQAFRKEYNKFFESEESQFYAVDKHDGAVCIRVKPLWTVKNMFKFPITLSFFNVNSFDKITKRFYKNRTDKIHFMSEIFVHNTPETTEPLSGGLHWDRAQTLKFWIYLNDLEVENGPMRIELDSVQKNAAIRSSAKDPSKLVGGVDNIVEPENEVVYLTAPAGSVMIHDTDASHGATPVAKGKQRQIIRGHCRAI